One part of the Halobacteria archaeon AArc-dxtr1 genome encodes these proteins:
- a CDS encoding DUF63 family protein has protein sequence MDDLFERVGPERLWVATASILAVGIALAAVLFPQRVYVDIIWHYFWGPVVADAHGWSCVAWADGAQIDAGTNCTNAGPGDGPTATPGYTWQSYAGYIPTLLLLVTGIILLIRRLDIDRYRAGFYGLFPFFLFGGALRVVEDANVAVYRETGDLAIELPLSGFLISPLIYVTVFLIALPALLVSIWLDRNDYVRGYEYPLAGIGTVLLVLTVGLLAWMTTDVGHGWFPLIGVVTLVGATVIAFGAYWLIDQIAPSINRGTQYMGIVVIWAHSVDGIANLIGLSYATDFGWPQNMAGKHPINIAIVDFFGNAWPFLALKIAAAIFVVWIFNEEVFEETPRYAYLLMVTVVAVGLGPGTRDMLRAVFGV, from the coding sequence ATGGACGACCTCTTCGAACGGGTCGGCCCCGAACGTCTCTGGGTCGCCACCGCTTCGATTCTCGCTGTCGGTATCGCCCTCGCCGCGGTGTTGTTCCCACAGCGCGTGTACGTCGACATCATTTGGCACTATTTCTGGGGTCCGGTCGTTGCCGACGCCCACGGCTGGAGCTGCGTCGCCTGGGCCGACGGCGCCCAGATCGACGCGGGAACGAACTGTACCAATGCGGGTCCGGGTGACGGACCGACCGCGACGCCGGGATACACCTGGCAGTCGTACGCGGGATACATCCCCACGCTGCTCCTGTTAGTCACCGGGATCATCCTGCTGATCCGTCGCCTCGATATCGACCGCTACCGCGCCGGCTTCTACGGACTGTTCCCGTTCTTCCTCTTCGGCGGTGCACTGCGCGTCGTCGAGGACGCAAACGTCGCCGTCTACCGCGAGACGGGCGACCTCGCGATCGAGCTTCCGCTGTCGGGATTCCTGATCAGCCCGTTAATTTACGTTACCGTCTTCCTGATCGCGTTACCGGCGCTTCTCGTGTCCATTTGGCTCGATCGCAACGATTACGTGAGAGGATACGAGTATCCGCTCGCCGGAATCGGAACGGTGCTGTTGGTGCTGACGGTCGGTTTACTCGCCTGGATGACGACCGACGTCGGCCACGGTTGGTTCCCGCTTATCGGCGTCGTCACGCTCGTCGGCGCGACTGTGATTGCCTTCGGTGCCTACTGGCTCATCGATCAGATTGCACCCAGCATCAATCGCGGAACACAGTACATGGGAATCGTCGTCATCTGGGCGCATTCCGTTGACGGCATCGCCAACCTGATCGGGCTGAGCTACGCAACCGACTTCGGCTGGCCACAGAACATGGCTGGTAAACACCCAATCAACATCGCGATCGTCGACTTCTTCGGCAACGCCTGGCCGTTTCTCGCACTCAAGATCGCCGCGGCCATCTTTGTCGTCTGGATCTTCAACGAGGAGGTCTTCGAGGAGACGCCCCGGTACGCCTACCTCCTCATGGTGACGGTGGTCGCTGTGGGGCTCGGGCCGGGTACCCGAGACATGCTCAGAGCGGTCTTCGGCGTCTAA
- a CDS encoding NOP58 family protein, with the protein MTDTSGWFDAERSTEPTDENLAAAVRDGSASEPATWPERAVDAGFAADEEAYYDRLHQVTTAATREAVAEREQADDRQLVHAVRAMDDCQRTANELAERVAEWAGTVDAEAGSGVSYARELVAGEPTPETAAVASLAGRVADLADEADKLREYVEREAPAVAPNLAALAGPVLAARLLSLAGGLEALAKKPSGTVQVLGAEEALFAHLRGHAPSPKHGIIYTHDAVRGTRPDDRGSAARALAGKLSIAARVDHYSGERKPELDAELEARLATIQARADGENDVDAHGGEIDE; encoded by the coding sequence ATGACCGACACATCGGGCTGGTTCGACGCCGAGAGATCGACCGAACCAACCGACGAGAACCTCGCGGCGGCGGTTCGTGACGGCTCCGCGAGCGAGCCCGCCACGTGGCCCGAGCGCGCCGTCGACGCCGGCTTCGCCGCCGACGAGGAGGCGTACTACGACCGCCTTCATCAGGTGACGACGGCCGCGACACGCGAGGCCGTCGCCGAGCGCGAGCAGGCTGACGACCGCCAGCTCGTCCACGCCGTCCGGGCGATGGACGACTGTCAGCGGACGGCCAACGAACTCGCCGAGCGCGTCGCCGAGTGGGCTGGCACCGTCGACGCGGAGGCCGGAAGCGGCGTCAGCTACGCCCGCGAACTGGTCGCCGGCGAACCCACGCCGGAGACAGCGGCAGTCGCCTCTCTGGCCGGCCGTGTGGCCGATCTCGCCGACGAGGCCGACAAGTTGCGCGAGTACGTCGAGCGCGAGGCGCCTGCGGTCGCGCCGAATCTCGCCGCGCTCGCCGGTCCCGTCCTCGCGGCGCGGCTGCTCTCGCTGGCCGGGGGGCTGGAGGCGCTCGCAAAGAAACCAAGCGGCACGGTGCAGGTGCTGGGCGCCGAGGAGGCGCTGTTCGCACATCTCCGGGGCCACGCTCCCTCGCCGAAACACGGTATCATCTACACCCACGATGCGGTCCGCGGAACGCGTCCCGATGACCGAGGATCTGCGGCGCGGGCCCTCGCCGGCAAGCTCTCGATCGCTGCTCGGGTGGATCACTACTCCGGCGAGCGAAAGCCTGAACTCGACGCCGAACTCGAAGCGCGCCTCGCCACGATTCAGGCGCGAGCCGACGGCGAGAACGACGTCGACGCCCACGGTGGTGAAATCGATGAGTGA
- a CDS encoding fibrillarin-like rRNA/tRNA 2'-O-methyltransferase: MSEPALPTGVERRQIDGEDRLATCGEPVYGEPTDGEWRAWDPHRSKLGAMLALEMDTGLTGGETVLYLGAASGTTVSHVADFAGPTYAVEFAPRPARDLLSAVESRPRLFPLLKDARKPETYAHVVEADVDTLIQDVATRGQARVAVENRRFLADDGRLLLAIKARSEDATREPETVFEGVIAVLEEGYEIVERRSLEPYHADHLAVVARPK; the protein is encoded by the coding sequence ATGAGTGAGCCCGCCCTCCCGACGGGCGTCGAACGCCGCCAGATCGACGGCGAGGACCGGCTTGCCACCTGCGGCGAGCCGGTATACGGAGAGCCGACCGACGGCGAGTGGCGCGCCTGGGACCCCCACCGGTCGAAGCTCGGCGCGATGCTCGCCCTCGAGATGGACACCGGACTCACCGGCGGCGAGACGGTGCTCTATCTTGGAGCTGCAAGCGGTACGACAGTGAGCCACGTCGCTGACTTCGCCGGCCCGACCTACGCCGTGGAGTTCGCTCCTCGCCCCGCACGGGACCTGCTCTCGGCCGTCGAGTCCCGACCGCGGCTGTTCCCGCTGCTCAAAGACGCCCGGAAGCCCGAGACGTACGCCCACGTCGTCGAGGCCGACGTCGACACCCTGATTCAGGACGTCGCGACGCGGGGACAGGCGCGCGTCGCAGTCGAGAACCGGCGCTTCCTGGCCGACGACGGACGACTGCTGCTGGCGATCAAGGCCAGAAGCGAGGACGCGACCCGAGAGCCCGAGACCGTCTTCGAGGGCGTGATCGCAGTGCTCGAGGAGGGCTACGAGATCGTGGAGCGTCGATCGCTCGAACCGTACCACGCGGACCACCTGGCCGTGGTCGCGCGGCCGAAGTAG
- a CDS encoding glutamate--cysteine ligase has product MERGSPESFTRMGTLGIEEEYFVVDERGRPVSGTDELVYEAEPPAILEERLDHELFKFVIESQTPLIEQFSDARETFLDVRQALIEHAEMNGFRIAAAGLHPLADWRELEHADKPRYRSQLERIQYPQHRNTTAGVHVHVGVDDADKAVWIANELRWHMPLLLALSANSPYWCGFDTGLQSARAKIFEALPNTGMPTHFADYEAFDRFERLMVETGSIRDRGELWYDVRPHTEHGTVEIRTPDGQADPDVVLAFVEYAHALVEALADDYEDGADGTRIRRELLDENKWRAIRHGQNATLIDRDLEGTVEIGELVDRECDRLGIDGIREVYDRESGASRQRRLREEAGDDALCESLFLQAR; this is encoded by the coding sequence ATGGAACGCGGGTCGCCGGAATCGTTTACGCGGATGGGGACGCTCGGGATCGAAGAGGAGTACTTCGTCGTCGACGAGCGCGGTCGACCGGTAAGTGGCACCGACGAACTCGTCTATGAGGCCGAGCCACCGGCGATCCTCGAAGAGCGCCTCGATCACGAGCTGTTCAAGTTCGTCATCGAGAGCCAGACCCCGTTGATCGAGCAGTTCTCCGACGCCCGCGAGACGTTTCTCGACGTGCGCCAGGCGCTGATCGAGCACGCCGAAATGAACGGCTTCCGGATCGCCGCTGCCGGACTCCACCCGCTTGCTGACTGGCGCGAACTCGAACACGCCGATAAGCCACGCTACCGCTCGCAGCTCGAGCGGATCCAGTACCCCCAGCACCGAAACACGACCGCGGGCGTTCACGTCCATGTCGGCGTCGACGACGCTGACAAGGCCGTCTGGATTGCAAACGAGTTGCGCTGGCACATGCCACTCTTGCTCGCGCTGTCTGCGAACTCGCCGTACTGGTGTGGGTTCGACACCGGACTCCAGTCCGCCCGCGCGAAGATCTTCGAGGCGCTTCCGAACACCGGGATGCCGACACACTTCGCAGATTACGAGGCGTTCGACCGCTTCGAGCGCCTGATGGTCGAGACCGGCTCCATTCGTGACCGCGGGGAGCTGTGGTACGACGTGCGCCCGCACACGGAACACGGTACCGTCGAGATCCGGACGCCGGACGGACAGGCCGATCCTGACGTCGTGCTCGCGTTCGTCGAGTACGCCCACGCGCTCGTGGAAGCGCTCGCAGACGACTACGAGGACGGCGCGGACGGAACGCGGATTCGCCGAGAGCTGCTCGACGAGAACAAGTGGCGTGCGATCCGACACGGACAGAACGCGACGCTTATCGACCGCGATCTCGAGGGGACCGTCGAAATCGGCGAGCTCGTCGACCGGGAATGTGACCGACTCGGGATCGACGGCATTCGGGAGGTTTACGACCGCGAGAGCGGCGCGAGCCGGCAGCGCCGGCTTCGCGAGGAAGCCGGCGACGACGCGCTCTGTGAATCGTTGTTCTTGCAGGCGCGCTGA
- a CDS encoding M24 family metallopeptidase — protein MEKLDRLSAYLAARDLESVWFARPNSFAWLTGGSNVVDRSTDRGVGAVGYDGETVTLLTDTIEVDRLVEEELPDIAEFDVETFPWYASTLEETLAERVDGPAAADVEVPGWERVDPTPLRQPLTERDRERYRKLGEETATAVESVCRQLKPDDTEHEVASALRVAFSARGIEAPVILVGGSDRVSRHRHYTPKSVELGDYALISVTVERHGLHASCSRTVAFDPPEWLTERHRAAARVETTALAATQAAARPHTADVETDGGVEDRSGDGGGEPAGTAGDVFAAIQGGYDGVGWDGEWKHHHQGGAAGFAGREWIATPTLDAPVYAPMAYSWNPTVQGAKSEDTVLVTEDGFEVLTAVEGGTWPTIEAQAVTDGSESGADLDVDAVTLERPAVLELDG, from the coding sequence ATGGAAAAACTCGATCGGCTATCCGCGTACCTGGCCGCCCGCGACCTCGAGTCAGTGTGGTTCGCCCGCCCGAACTCCTTCGCGTGGCTGACCGGGGGCTCGAACGTCGTCGACCGGAGCACCGACCGCGGCGTGGGCGCGGTCGGCTACGACGGGGAGACCGTGACGCTGCTGACCGATACGATCGAAGTCGATCGGCTCGTCGAAGAGGAGCTGCCAGATATTGCGGAGTTCGACGTCGAGACGTTCCCCTGGTATGCGTCGACGCTCGAGGAAACCCTCGCCGAGCGCGTCGACGGACCGGCCGCCGCGGACGTCGAGGTCCCTGGCTGGGAGCGCGTCGATCCGACGCCGCTGCGCCAGCCGCTGACCGAACGGGACCGCGAGCGATACCGGAAACTCGGCGAAGAGACCGCGACAGCCGTCGAATCGGTCTGTCGCCAGCTCAAGCCCGACGACACCGAGCACGAAGTCGCCTCGGCGCTGCGCGTCGCCTTTTCGGCCCGCGGGATCGAGGCACCCGTGATTTTAGTCGGCGGCAGCGACCGGGTGAGTCGTCACCGCCACTACACGCCGAAGTCGGTGGAACTCGGCGATTACGCGCTCATTTCGGTGACCGTCGAACGCCACGGCCTCCACGCCAGCTGTAGCCGGACGGTCGCGTTCGATCCACCCGAGTGGCTCACGGAGCGCCACCGAGCTGCCGCCCGCGTCGAGACGACGGCGCTGGCTGCCACGCAGGCCGCCGCGAGGCCCCACACTGCTGACGTGGAAACTGACGGCGGCGTCGAAGACAGATCCGGCGACGGCGGAGGCGAACCCGCCGGAACCGCGGGCGACGTCTTCGCGGCGATCCAGGGTGGCTACGACGGCGTCGGCTGGGACGGCGAGTGGAAACACCACCACCAGGGCGGCGCCGCGGGCTTCGCCGGACGGGAGTGGATCGCGACCCCGACGCTCGACGCGCCCGTTTACGCGCCGATGGCCTACTCCTGGAATCCGACGGTACAGGGCGCAAAAAGCGAGGATACGGTGCTCGTCACCGAGGACGGATTCGAGGTGCTGACGGCCGTCGAGGGTGGTACCTGGCCGACGATCGAAGCGCAGGCGGTCACCGATGGCTCGGAATCGGGGGCTGATCTCGACGTGGATGCAGTAACACTCGAGCGGCCGGCGGTTCTCGAACTGGACGGGTAG
- a CDS encoding cytochrome oxidase assembly protein: MSSSSTTASRLRSLIDRFGFPHLLATTLAFVGATILLGVAAKATGGGLGCEANWPQCDAGPYNLLPAGLPSFYEWIHRFVAMFAGFAIIGTAIASLRNAAIDRRVTGLIALGAVLTPIQVYLGRETVLQYQIEILSLHFWTAVLIFVLFVVATVLVWAPRLGTRHVIYALGIGALTLPLHAALSPLFLTNITSYDPSVQVAQYATTLLLLSSGIVAAMVGRRRIATPAIQAVLFSTPVLAFTTSFFGRQYTSTFNWVFEPLYVLSALALLAALLGAIVLIRRETTDRSAALDR, encoded by the coding sequence GTGTCGTCTTCATCAACCACCGCTTCGAGGCTGCGCTCGCTAATCGACCGCTTTGGCTTCCCGCACCTGCTGGCGACGACGCTCGCCTTCGTCGGCGCAACGATACTCCTCGGCGTGGCGGCGAAGGCGACGGGAGGCGGACTCGGCTGCGAGGCCAACTGGCCCCAGTGTGACGCCGGGCCGTACAATCTGTTACCGGCGGGGCTCCCGAGTTTTTACGAGTGGATCCACCGTTTCGTCGCGATGTTCGCCGGCTTCGCGATCATTGGAACCGCAATCGCTTCCCTTCGCAACGCCGCGATCGACCGCCGCGTCACCGGGCTGATCGCTCTTGGCGCCGTCCTCACGCCGATTCAGGTCTATCTCGGCCGCGAGACGGTCCTCCAGTACCAGATCGAGATCCTCTCGTTGCACTTCTGGACGGCCGTGCTCATCTTCGTCCTCTTCGTCGTCGCCACGGTCCTCGTCTGGGCGCCCCGACTCGGCACCCGCCACGTCATCTACGCGCTCGGTATCGGCGCCCTCACGCTGCCGTTACACGCCGCGCTCAGTCCGCTGTTCCTGACGAATATCACGTCCTACGATCCGAGCGTGCAGGTTGCCCAGTACGCGACCACGCTGTTGTTGCTCTCCAGTGGTATCGTCGCCGCAATGGTCGGCCGCCGACGGATCGCGACGCCGGCGATCCAGGCGGTCCTGTTCTCGACGCCCGTGCTCGCGTTCACGACGTCCTTTTTCGGTCGTCAGTACACGAGCACCTTTAACTGGGTCTTCGAACCCCTCTACGTGCTCTCTGCGCTCGCCCTGCTCGCTGCCCTCCTCGGCGCCATCGTCCTGATCAGGCGGGAGACGACCGATCGCTCCGCCGCCTTAGATCGGTAG
- a CDS encoding metal-dependent hydrolase — protein sequence MYQQGHYGAALLAYAPVGVAVGMAGFETAALLGAMACVSVSTLPDVDHRLPFVAHRGPTHSLAFVLLVAVSFAAGMAAIGDVTGAAVGSERVGFAFVVGAIGVGSHLLADAVTPMGIRPLWPVSDRHYTADLVAAKNPLANYALLGLGLAVTAVGTVIVAATG from the coding sequence ATGTATCAGCAGGGACATTACGGCGCCGCCTTGCTCGCGTACGCGCCGGTCGGTGTCGCGGTTGGGATGGCAGGGTTCGAGACCGCTGCACTGCTCGGTGCCATGGCCTGCGTCTCGGTGTCGACGCTCCCCGACGTCGACCACCGGCTTCCGTTCGTCGCCCACCGGGGCCCGACCCACAGCCTCGCGTTCGTGCTTCTCGTCGCCGTCTCGTTCGCGGCCGGAATGGCGGCCATTGGTGACGTAACTGGAGCTGCGGTTGGCTCGGAGCGAGTCGGATTCGCGTTCGTCGTTGGCGCGATCGGCGTCGGCTCCCACCTGCTCGCGGACGCGGTCACGCCGATGGGAATCCGCCCGCTCTGGCCAGTTTCGGACCGTCACTACACCGCCGACCTCGTCGCGGCGAAGAATCCACTTGCAAACTACGCGCTGTTGGGTCTGGGACTGGCGGTGACAGCCGTCGGAACGGTGATCGTTGCGGCTACGGGCTGA
- a CDS encoding helix-turn-helix domain-containing protein yields the protein MSVIATVWVPDETFSLGSSLTETGASLAVEPTVSTGGSAVPYLWAQTADPDRLVADLEADATVASATVVDRGDGYVLVKFAWAEPVNGFLGAIRRSDALVMNAVRGGDGWQFQLRFPSYDAISAFYAECREHELSIDVRQLSETVAPGEGERFGLTEPQRELVVAAYEAGYFDVPRQTTLVELGEQSGISDVAASQRLRRGLQSLVGSTVALGAADADEES from the coding sequence ATGAGCGTCATCGCCACCGTCTGGGTGCCCGACGAGACCTTCTCGCTCGGGTCGTCGCTTACCGAGACTGGTGCGTCCCTCGCCGTCGAACCGACCGTTTCGACCGGCGGATCAGCGGTTCCCTACCTCTGGGCCCAGACCGCCGACCCGGACCGCCTCGTCGCGGATCTCGAAGCCGATGCGACCGTCGCGAGCGCGACGGTCGTCGATCGGGGTGACGGCTACGTTCTCGTCAAATTCGCGTGGGCCGAGCCGGTAAACGGCTTTCTCGGCGCGATTCGACGCAGTGACGCGCTCGTGATGAACGCAGTCCGAGGCGGAGACGGCTGGCAATTTCAGCTCCGCTTTCCGAGCTACGATGCGATCTCCGCCTTCTACGCAGAGTGTCGTGAACACGAGCTCTCGATCGACGTCAGACAGCTTTCCGAAACCGTCGCCCCCGGTGAGGGAGAGCGGTTCGGACTTACCGAGCCCCAGCGCGAACTCGTCGTCGCCGCCTACGAGGCCGGCTACTTCGACGTTCCGCGGCAGACGACGCTCGTTGAACTGGGCGAGCAGTCGGGCATCTCAGACGTCGCTGCCTCCCAGCGCCTTCGGCGCGGACTGCAGTCACTCGTCGGCTCGACAGTTGCGCTCGGAGCCGCCGACGCAGACGAAGAATCGTAG
- a CDS encoding polymer-forming cytoskeletal protein: MTLDPTRRQFVCVSSGVLAAGLAGCLTEAQTTHSTTQRNESDAIGGSVDSGQTESGPIDDRSAATIVDDRDENVRSDGDVVVTADGGLDGNLRADGSVVLESGAAVDGNVTAADHALLDGGTEIDGNLEVGGDVLLNRDAAVDGASVDGNLSAGDTVRLGTNTEIDGNVSATSVQRASSATVAGNVTGDTTRIE, translated from the coding sequence ATGACACTCGATCCCACGAGGCGACAGTTCGTTTGCGTCTCGAGTGGAGTCCTTGCCGCGGGTCTCGCAGGCTGTCTCACGGAGGCCCAAACCACCCACTCGACTACCCAACGGAACGAGTCTGACGCGATAGGCGGATCAGTTGATTCGGGACAAACCGAATCGGGACCGATCGACGACAGATCGGCTGCAACTATCGTCGACGACCGCGACGAGAACGTTCGTTCGGATGGTGACGTCGTGGTCACCGCCGACGGTGGGCTCGACGGAAACCTTCGTGCCGACGGCTCAGTGGTCCTCGAGAGCGGCGCTGCAGTCGATGGGAACGTCACCGCTGCTGACCACGCACTGCTCGACGGTGGTACCGAAATCGACGGCAATCTCGAGGTCGGAGGCGACGTGTTACTCAACAGAGATGCAGCCGTCGACGGGGCGAGCGTCGATGGAAATCTCTCTGCGGGCGATACCGTTCGTCTCGGGACAAACACCGAGATCGACGGAAACGTCTCCGCTACCAGCGTACAACGCGCCTCGAGTGCCACTGTTGCCGGAAACGTGACTGGAGACACGACGAGAATTGAGTGA
- a CDS encoding uracil-DNA glycosylase, which yields MKNVTERTSNPFGMRPPYERQGEGARPAAFGYGDANADFHLIGDHPGVHGGEMTGVPFTETESGRAVQAVARELGFVRGAADEPELENLFASYIHMCTLADGRSPTAEEYADLEPYFDAELRAINAHILIPVGQRATDHVLREYTTRRGRLDLDMATLHGREIRGRGFLVVPMRDPAEWEPGDEDRIVPALAAVKARDYRQTKGIPTLVG from the coding sequence GTGAAGAACGTCACCGAGCGGACAAGCAATCCTTTCGGCATGCGCCCACCATACGAACGGCAAGGTGAGGGCGCCCGTCCGGCCGCATTCGGCTACGGCGACGCCAACGCTGACTTCCACCTGATCGGCGACCACCCCGGCGTCCACGGCGGCGAGATGACGGGCGTTCCGTTTACCGAAACCGAATCGGGCCGGGCCGTCCAGGCCGTCGCCCGCGAGCTCGGCTTCGTTCGCGGCGCTGCCGACGAACCCGAGCTGGAGAACCTCTTTGCGAGCTACATCCATATGTGCACACTCGCGGACGGTCGGAGCCCGACCGCCGAGGAGTACGCCGATCTCGAGCCGTACTTCGACGCGGAGCTGCGGGCAATCAACGCACACATTCTGATCCCGGTCGGCCAGCGCGCGACCGATCACGTCCTCCGCGAGTATACGACCCGGCGCGGACGGCTCGACCTCGATATGGCCACACTCCACGGCCGCGAGATCCGCGGGCGCGGATTCCTGGTCGTCCCGATGCGCGATCCTGCGGAGTGGGAGCCAGGCGACGAGGACCGGATCGTTCCGGCGCTTGCAGCCGTCAAGGCACGAGACTACCGCCAGACGAAGGGAATTCCGACGCTGGTCGGCTGA
- the dinB gene encoding DNA polymerase IV: MSDGSRPRLPGVEQDAEAEDRIVCHVDADCFYAACERLREPDLAGEPLVVGMGYEPGETVGAVATASYEAREFGVESAQAISTALERLPRRAALTPDAADYDPELSREETGHYRPVDMEYYESVAADVREILHDCADVVREVSIDEAYLDVTDRTAWTVAEGLARHIKERIAREVGVTVSVGVAPTMSAAKIASDFEKPDGLTVVQPDEIREFLAPLSVDLLHGVGPVTARELRSMELETAGDVATADPGPLFERFGERGRTLYERARGEDDRRVEPRGEPKSFSRESAFAEPVAESEPKYERLETLAAAVADRAHREGALYRTVGIKAVTPPFEVNTRERSLPGPVDEPELVAQIARDLFAEFETEPVRKLGVRVANLEFTGDDQARLDGWEHGTGSSSAESSRDVGAGGDGDVRNAAGDDAEPTEDDREPAEDNRKLNGCGQTSLADFES, encoded by the coding sequence ATGAGCGACGGGTCACGGCCGCGGCTGCCCGGCGTCGAGCAGGACGCGGAGGCCGAAGATCGGATCGTCTGCCACGTCGACGCCGACTGTTTTTACGCCGCCTGCGAGCGCCTTCGCGAGCCCGACCTCGCGGGCGAACCCCTCGTCGTCGGGATGGGCTACGAGCCCGGAGAGACCGTCGGCGCCGTCGCCACGGCGAGCTACGAAGCCCGCGAGTTCGGCGTCGAGAGCGCCCAAGCGATCTCGACCGCACTCGAGCGGTTGCCTCGTCGCGCCGCACTGACGCCGGATGCAGCGGACTACGATCCCGAACTCAGCCGAGAGGAAACCGGTCACTACCGGCCCGTCGATATGGAGTACTACGAGTCGGTCGCCGCCGACGTCCGGGAGATCCTCCACGACTGCGCCGACGTCGTCCGGGAGGTGAGCATCGACGAGGCGTACCTCGACGTTACCGACCGCACCGCCTGGACGGTCGCCGAGGGTCTGGCCAGACACATCAAAGAGCGGATCGCCCGCGAGGTCGGCGTGACAGTCAGCGTGGGCGTCGCGCCGACGATGAGCGCAGCCAAGATCGCGAGCGATTTCGAGAAGCCCGATGGGCTGACCGTCGTCCAGCCCGACGAAATCCGGGAGTTCCTCGCGCCGCTCTCCGTCGATCTGCTTCACGGCGTCGGCCCCGTCACGGCTCGCGAGCTTCGATCGATGGAGCTCGAAACCGCAGGTGACGTCGCCACAGCCGATCCGGGACCGCTCTTCGAGCGGTTCGGCGAGCGCGGCCGGACGCTGTACGAGCGCGCTCGCGGGGAGGATGATCGGCGCGTCGAGCCCCGCGGCGAGCCAAAGAGCTTCTCGCGGGAGTCAGCGTTCGCCGAGCCCGTCGCGGAGTCGGAACCGAAGTACGAGCGTCTCGAGACGCTGGCGGCGGCGGTGGCCGATCGCGCACACCGAGAGGGGGCGCTCTATCGGACGGTCGGAATCAAGGCCGTCACGCCGCCGTTCGAGGTCAACACTCGCGAGCGCTCGCTCCCTGGGCCTGTCGACGAACCCGAGCTGGTCGCACAGATCGCCCGGGATCTCTTCGCCGAGTTCGAAACCGAACCGGTTCGCAAGCTCGGCGTTCGGGTTGCCAACCTCGAGTTCACCGGCGACGACCAGGCCCGCCTCGACGGATGGGAGCACGGAACCGGGAGTTCGTCGGCCGAGTCGAGTCGAGACGTCGGTGCGGGTGGAGATGGAGACGTCCGGAACGCGGCGGGAGACGACGCCGAGCCGACCGAGGATGATCGTGAGCCGGCAGAAGATAACCGAAAACTGAACGGCTGCGGTCAGACGTCGCTCGCTGACTTCGAGTCGTGA